One window from the genome of Magnetococcales bacterium encodes:
- a CDS encoding radical SAM protein: protein MAVMKFFRTLREGSLPTAAATAMGNFYSMMTGQPNGGSPFYVAWITTYGCNRKCLHCDWVWSRTSPDDLARELTIDEKMGVADQLARSRVWGVTISGGEPLMLPGMLDVIRRLKEGGKRVNLCTNGVLLPRFARELLAMDIDSITVSMDSFRPEEHDHVRGVPGSFRKSMAGLDAVRKLRGTSDRPRMVIKGIIAALNFREMPQWVETFQEIADEVEFQPVQNNLVHQIKEGEDALLFRPEHEEEFRQVLKELGRRWPVFDSPYYRSMPEFVFRPLEFFDSGGFRCLFFSSFYLEINPYGDVGSCPGQYVLGNLRKESLTDIWRNPATCEHQKHLRSKENRCLCWTYNSVLNLYLLPFYRRSPWIKDF from the coding sequence GCCGTGATGAAATTTTTCCGCACTCTGCGCGAGGGTTCGCTGCCCACGGCGGCGGCTACCGCCATGGGTAACTTCTACAGCATGATGACCGGGCAACCCAACGGGGGGTCTCCCTTTTATGTCGCCTGGATCACGACCTACGGCTGCAACCGCAAATGCCTTCATTGCGACTGGGTCTGGTCGCGGACTTCGCCCGATGATCTGGCGCGTGAACTGACAATCGATGAAAAGATGGGGGTTGCCGATCAACTGGCCCGCTCCAGGGTCTGGGGGGTGACCATTTCCGGGGGAGAACCTCTGATGCTGCCGGGAATGCTCGATGTCATCAGGCGCCTCAAGGAGGGGGGAAAACGGGTCAATCTGTGTACCAATGGTGTGCTTCTTCCCCGGTTCGCCAGGGAACTCCTGGCGATGGACATTGATTCGATCACCGTCAGCATGGACAGCTTCCGTCCCGAGGAGCACGATCATGTCCGCGGCGTCCCCGGTTCCTTCCGCAAGTCGATGGCGGGTCTGGACGCGGTCCGCAAGCTGCGTGGGACCTCCGATCGCCCCAGAATGGTCATCAAGGGAATCATCGCCGCGCTGAACTTCCGGGAGATGCCGCAGTGGGTCGAAACCTTCCAGGAAATCGCCGACGAGGTGGAATTTCAGCCGGTGCAGAACAACCTTGTTCATCAGATCAAGGAGGGAGAGGACGCGCTGTTGTTCCGTCCGGAGCATGAAGAGGAATTTCGCCAGGTGCTCAAGGAACTGGGGCGGCGGTGGCCCGTATTCGATTCCCCTTATTATCGTTCCATGCCGGAATTTGTTTTCCGTCCACTGGAATTTTTCGATTCTGGAGGTTTTCGCTGTCTGTTTTTCTCCTCATTCTACCTGGAGATCAATCCCTATGGCGATGTTGGCAGTTGTCCGGGGCAGTATGTCCTGGGAAACCTCAGGAAGGAGTCGTTGACCGACATCTGGCGCAATCCGGCGACCTGCGAGCACCAGAAACATCTGCGTTCGAAGGAAAACCGCTGCCTGTGCTGGACCTACAACAGTGTCCTCAATCTTTATCTGCTCCCGTTTTACCGCCGTTCACCCTGGATCAAGGATTTTTGA
- a CDS encoding class I SAM-dependent methyltransferase: MDPETYRNMAATQDVHWWFRGRRRVLEKMLERCSFPSDARILDAGCGTGPNLGMLQRFGGVWGMEPNDFALDVARKTAGAIVEFGTLPDRIPFASLEFHLITLLDVLSCCEDDGAVIESLSNRLVDGGWLLVTAPAYDFLWSSHDEAQHHYRRYTILRLRRLMEGAGLRVVFATHFNILLFFPIALVRLFKKMTGLLRGDDTGALPREWINRLLYRILALESGWIGRSRALPFGVSLLVMAQRGDRRSSGRDSDAPKA; the protein is encoded by the coding sequence ATGGATCCCGAGACCTACCGTAATATGGCAGCGACCCAGGATGTCCATTGGTGGTTCCGTGGCCGACGGAGGGTTCTTGAAAAAATGCTTGAGCGTTGCTCCTTTCCGTCCGATGCAAGGATATTGGACGCAGGGTGTGGTACCGGTCCCAATCTGGGAATGCTGCAACGCTTTGGTGGTGTGTGGGGGATGGAACCCAATGATTTTGCCTTGGATGTGGCGCGAAAGACCGCCGGGGCCATCGTCGAATTCGGGACCCTTCCCGACAGGATTCCCTTCGCTTCACTGGAGTTTCACCTGATCACCCTGCTGGATGTCCTTTCCTGCTGCGAGGATGATGGTGCCGTGATCGAATCGTTGTCGAACCGCCTGGTCGATGGGGGATGGCTCCTCGTGACTGCCCCCGCCTACGATTTTCTGTGGTCGAGCCATGATGAGGCCCAGCATCACTACCGGCGTTATACCATTCTGCGCCTGCGGCGGTTGATGGAGGGGGCGGGTTTGCGGGTGGTGTTCGCGACCCATTTCAACATCCTGTTGTTCTTTCCCATCGCCCTGGTGCGGCTGTTCAAGAAGATGACCGGCCTGCTCCGGGGGGACGATACCGGGGCGTTGCCTCGCGAATGGATCAATCGACTTTTGTACCGGATCCTGGCCCTGGAAAGCGGTTGGATCGGTCGTTCGCGGGCCTTGCCGTTCGGGGTTTCCCTTCTGGTGATGGCGCAACGGGGCGATCGTCGTTCTTCGGGGAGGGACTCGGATGCACCCAAAGCTTGA